AAGTGAGTCTGTAGATATTTTCAACACTACAGGTGCTTTATCAATATCACGTTCATAACAAATGGGAATCAAAATATGAGTTGGATTCGCCAATGCAAAAGTTGGTTTTCTTCCTTTCGTAATCGGAGCTTCCATTACCTCTCGCATTAACCGCTTTCGCTCTGATTTAACTTCAGGCGAACCTTCCGTCTCTTTCATTTCATTTTTCATTTCGGTAAACGTCATGCGATTTTTTTTCTCAAAGTGATATTTTTCAACTAAGAAATCCACACAACCAACACTCACGCCATAAACAAAAAACATAAGAGTCACTAATAACACGTAAAACAAGAGGTTATATATAAAAAAACTGCGATTGTTAATTTCTTTAAGGGTATGGAGTTCAGTTCCTGCAACATCAGAAATATATTTAAGTAGAAACAGAAGAAAAGTTAGCTCCAGAACTTTACGCAAAGAACGAGACATCGCCTCAATGCCGAAAATATTTTTAAAACCAGTAACTGGATGTAATTTTTCAATTTTCACTCCCAGAGCTTCCGTACTGATGACATTTTTATTGATGACTACCCAGTTAATGACTGCCATAATCATTTTGACCAACACCAAGCTACCAATAACAATACCGATCAAAGAAATCATCAGGTCGTAGCCAACACGTACATCGGAATACAGTATTTCTTCCATCCAATAGTCTGCATTCTCAAACAAAACGTACATGACACCGATAAACACAATTGCAAAAACCAGTAATTCAAATGTGGGTTCTGCCAGCTCAGTTTTAGGAAACTGTCCTTTCTTTTTAAGATCGCGCAGTTTCTTTTCGGTCGGAGGGTATTTTTTCGGTTCTGAAGACTCCATCTAGGGCCAACCTTAATTTAAAACCTGAAGAGGCTCAGAGGTAGCGACATAAGAATGATCAGCAATATCTCCATGACTACAGACTGAAATCGTTGACATTACCTGTTGGAAGAATGATTTGACAGGGTTGATTTCACTATCATTAACGACCAAAACCGGTTTGCATCCGTGCTCAGTTGTTAAACGAACCAGCTCTTTACGCAAATTCTGTTGTACTTCGATCAAGCGCTCAACATCTTCAACCTCGCCCATCACAAAAGCTTCGATCAATTCAGTTACAGGTGGATCAAGAAGTGCCACATGCAATTTCTCCTGCTTGTTTAACAAACGAGATGTGATTTCATAACGCGCTTGACTCCGAATACGAATCAGCCAGTTTTTTGGCTCACTCTCAACGCGAGACCAATAGATCAATGCCTCAAAAAAGCTGATCTTATCTAAGAAGAATTCTGGTGAGCGAATCATTTCTTTCAATACATCGTGAACTCGATTAAGTCCAAT
This window of the Vibrio azureus genome carries:
- a CDS encoding EscU/YscU/HrcU family type III secretion system export apparatus switch protein gives rise to the protein MESSEPKKYPPTEKKLRDLKKKGQFPKTELAEPTFELLVFAIVFIGVMYVLFENADYWMEEILYSDVRVGYDLMISLIGIVIGSLVLVKMIMAVINWVVINKNVISTEALGVKIEKLHPVTGFKNIFGIEAMSRSLRKVLELTFLLFLLKYISDVAGTELHTLKEINNRSFFIYNLLFYVLLVTLMFFVYGVSVGCVDFLVEKYHFEKKNRMTFTEMKNEMKETEGSPEVKSERKRLMREVMEAPITKGRKPTFALANPTHILIPICYERDIDKAPVVLKISTDSLAQEEKVRLKRMKVPIIEHKPLARAFYHKMKHGEDFIPKEFYQEVAMIISALKKYQKNEQDKKN